One genomic segment of Pseudomonas chlororaphis subsp. aurantiaca includes these proteins:
- a CDS encoding YraN family protein — MPQRSRQQSGQDAEAQALRHLEQQGLRLLAQNWLCKRGELDLVMLDGDTVVFVEVRYRQHTQWGGALGSIDARKRQKLILAAQFFLQRESRWSNHPCRFDVVAIDSAPGTTTPLNWLRNAFES; from the coding sequence ATGCCACAACGATCACGCCAGCAAAGCGGTCAGGATGCCGAAGCCCAAGCGCTCCGGCATCTTGAACAACAGGGGCTGCGCCTGCTGGCGCAGAACTGGTTGTGCAAACGCGGCGAGCTTGATCTGGTCATGCTTGACGGCGATACAGTAGTATTCGTCGAAGTCCGCTACAGACAACACACGCAATGGGGTGGCGCACTGGGCAGTATCGACGCGCGCAAGCGTCAGAAACTGATACTCGCCGCACAGTTTTTCCTGCAGCGCGAGTCGCGCTGGTCCAACCACCCTTGCCGCTTCGATGTGGTCGCCATAGACAGCGCCCCAGGCACGACAACTCCTTTGAACTGGCTACGGAATGCCTTTGAAAGCTGA
- a CDS encoding penicillin-binding protein activator yields MIACLRLFSALCLAALLAACASSPSSSLGELPRTPDASIEQLLEQAANSKTPDKAALLRLSAADLAYRQGSAGQAAQILQQVPMEQLKAGQQVFASTLAAELAMTRNQPKAALTALSHPSLQRLSELPEEQQIRTGTVHARALEADGQALAAARERIFIAPLLKDDAASKNHEAIWALIASLPTDQLQAVGNDDLGGWMSLALAVKTAGTLEQQQAAIDNWRAQNPKHPAAIQLPLPLTKLKELASQPLSKIALLLPQDGPLAAVSKALRDGFMAAHYQAQQAGQKPPSIEFYDSSRLTSLDDFYRKAQADGVQLVVGPLEKPLVKQLAARPQLPITTLALNYSEGEQGPAQLFQFGLAAEDEAREVSRRARADGLHRAAVLVPRGEWGDRVLKAFRQDWESNGGSVVGIERVDQPVALAQQIADLFQLRQSEARAKSLQNAAGTQVAAQPSRRQDIEFIFLASTPQQAQQIKPTLNFQYAGDVPVYATSHVFSASGDQNQYNDMNGVRFCETPWLLDANDPLRRQVAAQWPQAGGSLGRLYAMGADAYRLAPRLGQLKALPDSRIEGLSGSLTMSPSQRVQRQLPWAEFVSGQITRLPDTQR; encoded by the coding sequence ATGATCGCTTGCCTGCGGCTGTTCTCTGCCTTATGCCTTGCTGCCCTCCTGGCAGCTTGCGCCAGCTCGCCCTCCTCCAGCCTTGGCGAACTTCCACGGACCCCGGATGCCAGCATCGAGCAACTGCTCGAACAGGCCGCCAACAGCAAAACACCCGACAAGGCAGCCTTGCTGCGCTTGAGCGCTGCCGACCTGGCCTATCGCCAGGGCAGCGCCGGCCAGGCCGCGCAGATCCTGCAACAAGTGCCGATGGAGCAGCTCAAGGCCGGCCAGCAGGTTTTCGCCAGCACCCTGGCGGCCGAACTGGCCATGACTCGCAACCAGCCAAAGGCGGCCCTGACTGCCCTGAGCCACCCGAGCCTGCAACGCCTGAGCGAACTGCCGGAAGAGCAGCAGATCCGCACCGGCACCGTCCACGCTCGCGCACTCGAGGCCGACGGTCAGGCTCTCGCCGCAGCACGGGAGCGCATCTTCATTGCACCACTGCTCAAGGACGACGCCGCGAGCAAGAACCATGAAGCCATCTGGGCACTGATTGCCAGCTTGCCGACTGATCAACTGCAAGCCGTCGGCAACGACGACCTCGGCGGCTGGATGAGCCTGGCATTGGCAGTGAAGACTGCCGGTACCCTGGAACAACAGCAGGCCGCCATCGACAACTGGCGCGCACAGAACCCCAAGCATCCGGCCGCCATTCAACTGCCGCTGCCACTGACCAAACTCAAGGAGCTGGCCAGCCAGCCGCTGTCCAAGATCGCCCTGCTGTTGCCGCAGGACGGCCCGCTGGCTGCGGTCTCCAAGGCCCTGCGCGACGGTTTCATGGCCGCACACTATCAGGCCCAGCAAGCCGGACAGAAACCACCCAGCATCGAGTTCTACGACAGCTCGCGCCTGACTTCGCTGGATGACTTCTATCGCAAGGCCCAGGCAGATGGCGTGCAACTGGTCGTCGGCCCGCTGGAAAAACCGCTGGTCAAACAGCTCGCCGCACGCCCGCAACTGCCTATCACCACCCTGGCGCTGAACTACAGCGAAGGCGAGCAAGGCCCGGCGCAACTGTTCCAGTTCGGCCTGGCCGCCGAGGACGAAGCTCGTGAAGTTTCCCGCCGTGCCCGCGCCGACGGCCTGCACCGCGCAGCCGTCCTGGTACCACGTGGAGAATGGGGTGATCGTGTGCTCAAGGCTTTCCGTCAGGACTGGGAAAGCAACGGCGGCAGCGTGGTTGGTATCGAACGCGTCGATCAGCCCGTAGCCCTGGCCCAGCAGATTGCCGACCTGTTCCAACTGCGCCAGAGCGAAGCTCGCGCCAAGAGCCTGCAGAACGCCGCTGGCACTCAGGTGGCCGCACAACCTTCGCGCCGCCAGGACATCGAGTTCATTTTCCTGGCATCCACTCCGCAACAGGCACAACAGATCAAGCCGACCCTGAACTTTCAGTACGCCGGCGATGTACCCGTCTATGCCACCTCCCATGTCTTCAGCGCCAGTGGCGATCAGAACCAGTACAACGACATGAACGGCGTACGCTTCTGTGAAACGCCTTGGCTGCTGGACGCCAATGACCCGCTGCGCCGGCAGGTCGCCGCGCAGTGGCCACAAGCTGGCGGCAGCCTGGGCCGACTGTATGCGATGGGTGCCGACGCCTACCGCTTGGCGCCACGCCTGGGGCAACTCAAGGCACTGCCGGACAGCCGCATCGAAGGCTTGTCGGGCAGCCTGACCATGAGCCCGAGCCAGCGCGTTCAACGCCAGTTGCCGTGGGCCGAGTTCGTCAGCGGCCAGATCACTCGCCTGCCAGATACCCAGCGTTAA